The genomic stretch GGTTAATTTAATTCTGTATACTATAAATAGGGTTGCTTGATTAATGAAATAGATGTATGAGATGTATGGAGAGTGTATTTTCAATACTACAGTAGGGAAAAATCGGTTACGTATGAGTATATTATATGTACGGAGAACAACGAATGAATGAGAGCTTCATATCGaccgaattatttatttatttatttatttaaaaagcatggACGACTTACAGCTACATTAACTTATCAATGAAAGTGACATAGATACAGCTAGCCAATTACAAGTCGACACGTTTAGAATTAgagtatacattttattctattatgcATACGTCTCTATGCGTACAACCATTGCGAAGcttgtaagattgtttttttttttttatagttagaagttaagctaatacaataatttatttaaatgacattatACACCTTTGAAAAAGGAAAAACTAATAGACTTCCTAACCGTATCCACCCTGGTACAAAAGGGATCAATATCAACGAGTTTGctgaatttattaaaggttCTGCTGGCACGAATTATAAAAGAGTTTTGTCTGTAGTTTGACATAGCGAAAGGGACTCGTATTGGTGGATTGTTGCGGGTTCTAGATGGAACATTCAGACTGAATCTGGACAATAGGTCTGGGCTATCAATATCATTCTGAAGGATTTTCGATATTAAGACGCAGTCTGATATATCGCGACGAAGGGTTAACGGCAGAAGATGGAATTTCTTACAAAGATCGAAGTAGTTATTAGCCTGGTATGGTATTTTTTGATGGTAACAAAGATATTTGATGAACCTTCGTTGTATGGTTTCTATTCGGTCAATATACTTTTGATAGCATGGATTCCAAATTTCACATGCATACTCTAACTGACTTCTAACGAACGTACAGTAGagaatttttaatgttttggcctttgtaaaactttttgaaagaCGCATTATAAATCCCAATGACCGAGATGCTTTGGCCACGATAGCATCTACATGCGACTCGAAGATAAGCTTGGAGTCATGATATACACCTAAATCGCGAACAGAGTTACACCGGGGTAATGGATAACCGTCTAAGGTATAGGTCATGGCTAATGTAGACCGCTTACGGGAATATGTCATCACCGAGCACTTTGAAGGATTAAGATCCAGCATATTTGCTCGGCAATAATCCCCGAAACGTCGTAAGTCAGCCTGAAGTGCGAGCATGTCATCAAACGATGATATCGAGGCATAGACCTTCATGTCGTCGGCGAAGCACAACAGATTAGAAGACTGCAGGCACAGGCCGATGTCGTTCACAtagactgtaaataaaaatggtcCCAGCAAGGAACCTTGAGGGCATCCGCTTGGTATAGGGATCCAACtagaaatataattgtttaaagcGACAGCTTGTGACCTGTTTTCCAAATAGGAAGAAAACCATCTGAGCAGATCACCACATacacctatattatttaatttgctaaGCAGGATTGAATGGTCTATCCGGTCAAAAGCCTTGCTGTAATCAGTGTAGACGACATCGACCTGTAAACCCTTGTCCATAGCATCTGTGATAAAGTCATTTAATAAGACAAGGTTTGTGACGGTAGATCTACCTTTTAAAAAGCCGTGTTGAAATGGGCTAAATGAGTTTTTAAGAGCAGAGTAAACCTGATCATACACAATTCTCTCAAAAAGCTTGGCTATAACACATAACTTGGATATGGGCCTGTGGTTTGAAATCTCTGATTTAGCGCCTTTTTTATGGATAGGGGTAATAAACGCTGATTTCCATAATTTAGGAAACACACAAGCACGCAAGGTCATTTTAAATAGCAAAGTGATAGGATTGGCTAGAGAGACCGCGCATTTCACAAGTAATTTAGGTGAAATGTTATCGGGCCCAGGCGCCTTTGATGTGTCTAGTTTTTTAAGAGAATTGCATACGAGATCACTGTTAACAGAGATAGTAGATATATGATAGGAATGAGCTGGCATCGCTAGAGATGTAGTCGAGTAATTAGTAGTTGATGAATCAAGAAAATTAGACTTAAAGTATGAGGAGAACGCCTCACAGATTGATTCGCCTGTAGTGAAGGTTTGGTTGTTATAAGTTAAGGTGCAAGGGATGGCATGTGAATTGTGTCGCTTCTTCACATATGTCCAAAAGTTGTTAGGATTACATTTAATTGACTCTTCCGTGAGTGCTAAATAGTTGTCGTAGCATTCTTTCTCCATGGTTTTCACTCTATCTCGCAGAAGCCTAAATGTTAATTCGTCCGATTTGTTCCCGTAAGTCttgaatttttttaagtatttatgtttttcttttatagttcTTATAAGTGATCGGCTGTACCAGATAGGATATGAATTGTTACGTGAAATCTTGTGAGGAATGTATATTTCTTGGAGATCAAGAAGAGCGCGGTTAAAGAAATCAACAGATTCATCTACCGAACGGGATGCGAACTCATAATCCCAATCAATCATATTAATTCTACTATTGATACTGTCAAAGTCACCCTTATCATATAGAAATTTGATTCGTGGTGCACTCTGTAATGCCGTGatttcaaaaaagtttatttcgaTTAAAAGTGCGGGGTGATAATCATCAATTGGTACTAATGGATCTGCACTAGAGGTGACACCTACTGACGTAGTATTAGATAAGACTAGATCGAGCGTTTTACCATATTTGTTGACTACACTGTTACATTGATTGagatttaatagttttaattcgTCAACTAGAGCATATTCGTCGATAGTGCTGACATTCGTCGGCACTAAAGATAATTGACCAGAGGGGAACCAGTTGATTCCACTCATATTAAAATCCCCTGCGATAAGGAAAACGTCCGAATCGTTGCTGATTACtacttgatttaattttaatagaaagttGGTAAGTTGTGAAGTGAATGAAAGGCCTAAATTttgattacataaatatataacgCACAGATATAGATTAATGAACGTGCGGCTATTAGCTTTTCTTACTCGAATACTAAGCCAAAGATCTTCTGCAGTGGAATGCAAAAATGGGTGAGATACAACCGGCAATTCTCTGCGCGTAGCGATAAGTACCCCACCACCGCGCGATTGCCCCGTAGTGACATAATCCCGGTCACGGCGCCATACAATATACCGGTCATCAAATAATTCTGAGTCTGATATTCCATCCAGTAGCCATGTTTCTGTGAGCATTATTACGTCATATGACTTGCACAATACTTGACGGTAAAATAAATCAGTCTTGGTACGGAGCCCACGAACATTTTGGTAATACAACTGCAAGTTGTGTATTACATTAACAGCCATCGccataataaacaataacatgaTAATTTAAACTATTGTACAATTTAagttcttcaataaataatacatgagtAATTGGATAAATGAACAAGAAACCAGGAAAAACAAAAAGTCCGTAAAACACAGTAATAAACACTTTTATAACCGAAATACAAGTCAATAATTCAGTGagtttataaaaagtaactaaTGCAGACCACCCTCCCAACACAAGTCCCAATATCCGTGCTACAGTGACCAAACAACAATCATCAGAAGCAAGATAAAACTTAATAGTTGAATGCGTACGTATAAAATTCGGAGAAATCATGCAAGTAGTGTGTACTATTTTGTAATTGTAGGAAAAAATTAACTGTAAATAACTCGCGGTTAAGGTAAAAGAGATAGCAACGTAAAGCGccctatataataaatattgctttCTATATAATACAAACACTGGCTGGCTAatgtacttaaataagtaataataagcaAAGTGCaagctttttaataaaacataatcgtcgctaataaaagtaatttgtggGTAAGCTTTCAATACGTTCACTAAGTCAAAGTTGTAAACAAGTTTGCGAGCGAGCGAGACAAAAAGCAATGTGGATGCCGTGCGCAGGAGTGTAAGCGAGACACAGATGTTGTTATTAGTTACGCCCTTTGAACCGAGGGCCAGGTAGTAGAAAGAACAATAGAAGCTAACTCGATGCTCGCCCAACACAGGTGCGCTAAACCTTTTGTACCAGGGGAAGAAACTaacaatgtaaacaataaaaatgaatagcaaaattggtaataaaaatatgtaatgtgaTAAGTTATATCTTAAACAATCTTGTTTAAATCAAGCTCGCTTCTTATAATTAAGACTTTACTATTGGTATCTTTGAGTATATGTATTTTACCGTGCTTAATCCATACAAACTGATAGTTTTTGTCCTTAGATACTTGTTTCACTTTACTGAGAAGCTTCTTATGGTCGGCACTTAAGTGGTCATTGACGTAGACTTTATGAAATGAACCAGCAAAGCCCAGATCAGCCGTCGATAGATCCTTCACTGCACGCGCTGCCGCAATAAAATCTTCTTTAATGTAGCGGTTCAAAAAACTGACtattataagtttttctttAGAGTTGTACATAGGCACCCTATATATATAGTTTATTTGGCTTTTTGGGAGGTTATAATTGattttgtgattaattttttccattatagtaaataaattttctccTTGCTTGACTGGTACACCCTTGATTTCTACGTTATTGAGACGAGAACGCTGTTCATATGTAGATAGCTCATTTTTAGTTCTTTGTAAGTCAGTTTGCAGGCAATTAACTTGGTCTTGAAGCTTTTCGAGAACTAAAACTCTGCTTTCGACATCGCTGACTCTTGAACCGAGCTCGTCCAGCTTCCCACACGAGTATTCACAGGATGCTTTAAGTTCAGTTAACTCATCTTTAATCGTCCGCATGTCTTCCGCCAAGGTTGGTAGTGTAAGCAGTTGTCTTTTCATGTCACGTATCTCCTTTAAGACAGTATCAAGCGTGACTTGCTCTGGCACCTGAACTGCTGGTGACGACGCTCTACACCCGGCACACTTCCACTGTATGCGTCTATCAGCGCCAAGCTTCCTCCAACCTGCCTCGGATATACCAGCACATCCGAAATCCAAGTGTCTTTTACAGACCCCACACTGCACACCATCGTTGAACTGGTTGTTGCAAGCGGCACAAGACTTCatcatattataaagatatcaCTTAGTGAGGATAGGAAAAGGTTGACGATTTATGACTTGTTGCAACGGAGCGAGCGGTACGACCGAGAGTATGCACAAGACTgatttatgattataaaaatgtaatagttCGCTGTATTTAAGATATGTATATGGAAGGAGTTTCATTGATAAAGACACGGCTATAAtcacaaaaatggttgtcaaaTTAACATAATTCTCAATTTACAAATACCATTTTATCAATGGATAATGGAACTTTAAATATGGGTATCTGTATTTAGTAACCTTAATCTGAAAACTTTGAAGtacagcaaatatttttgacttaagATAACTTTCTTTATATGGTAAGTTTATAAAACCATCTATGGTAGCTAGTTAACTATCCGATACGTAATCAGCCGTAAACAACATCAGTCATTAATGTACATACAAAAACTACTCAACTATATGCAAACGACACACTCTACCCTATTCTATCCTACAAAACAATCCATACCCTACAATTCGCTGTATACGATCACGTTTTATCACATTTCACAGTTAGATCCAATTAGAAGGAGTTGTACGGATGCTAGGCACGTCCGTAGTAAATATTAGGCGTATATCGTGCGTGTCATCGCGACAGACGTGAAGTGAACCGATCAACACGTATCCACGGAACGGCTCTTGTATTTATCTATAAACTATACCCATTCGTGTTCAACCTTTATGGCTGGTGGAAGTTACAAGCGATTGgactaaacaaaattttaacgtAGTTTtgagtatgtttgtatatatataaaaactataatagaaAAGTGACCGAGCCTTTTGATGAGCAGCTATTTAAGTAGTTTAAAGTTCTCTCTTCATCAGAATTCATCGTTGAGAACTAAAGCAAATAGACACCGTGTCTTTTTAACCGGAGTTATGATTAAATTGATGTGTACTATTTAGAAATTTGCTTTCATAAACGGTGAAGGATGtgaacctaaaaaaatattcgccaTAGAtcattttaagtaatttctgAAGAAGTGCCCAATCTACTAACTTCGACTTGAATTAAAGATAAATCTTTCTATACGATTGCAACAGATTGAAAATAATCTACGCACGAGCTAGAGAAATTATCTCTTTACACTGTACATAGAACGAACAGCTTAGATTTTGTGTAAAAAGAATTGATCGTGGTCCCGCTATCGGCTTATCACTTGTAGAACAACCGCTATCATCTATGTATGTTAGGAGCGATGTTATATTGACACGTATTATCGACCAATCAGTGTTTTCCTCCCGAGCTTTAAGACATGAGCAAACAAACCTTTACCAATATTGAGTATTCGTGTCGTATTCTTTTGCTGATGTTCTGACAAATTATGCTTTTGAGGATAACttcgaaagaaaataaaaataatatatttttttgttcgtaCCAATTGATTTAAGAAAGCATTTACCGTcggtttcatatttttagattGTCACGCTTGTTGTGGACGGAGGTGTAAGGTGcaaagctttaaataaatactctaGCAACAAATATAAGTGCcataataaataacaagcaACAAAGACATTGAAAGACCTATTTTCTTTTACCTAATCTTATAGAGCTTACAAGAACGCGACTTTAAACGTAGTTTATTAATGACGATAGATTAATTTTAGGACTAATTAAGAATcttttttaagcaaataatttgaatttcgTTATTATGATAATGTAAATACGTCATAGGCAAAAGCTTCAGTGATTGTCATGAGTGAAATGGTCCAGAAAGCAATAGTGAACGTCATTTAAACACAAAATCATGTTTTTGCTTGTCAAAATGTGTAATGGATTATGTTCAATAATTTTTGATGAGCTTGTAATGACGtcataacagaaaaatatactCCGTCATATTCCCATCTTTAGTAGGTATTTTGTAAAGCAACTATTGACCAATTGCGTTAACACACCTTTAAGCAGTCACCTGCCTGAAGAATTAGTGTAGTTTTATCTTTTGTCATGCAAATCAGTGAATGCAATATATCAAAAATCAAAgcgtttgtaaaattaaatattaaatcaatatcGTCGTTTAATATCAAAGCCTAGTCAGATATTCAAGTCGGTATATTGCCTTCAATTCTGGgaaaagcaattattttagtttagttttgtatcAATCTGAGTTATACTATgtacattcataaaatttagCGCTCATAGCTAGGTGTGCTCACTAGTGATCGATcactgggttaagcaacctgtAGTGCGGGCATTATATAAATGGGTGGGTGGGTTTATGAACGGAGCGTGTGCGTTCTTAGGATGGCACGTAAAAGGTATCATGGTTGTTGTATTAAGATAACACTCGTTAcaccatgtcaaaggccttcccaactttgacactagatttaccactaaccatacgataaataaataaatctgacTGTATCGCGGTGTACATTCAGGATTTGTTGAAAACGTATGCGAGTAACGTAATCCTAGCGATTTAGAATACTATGCGGTTGTTGCAGTCgtcgttttttatttaaatctgagCTCGGATAacacttgttttttttaactgaaaatactgaaaacctttacaaaaagttaattttgattttccttatttttgaaatttatttaaatagtaagtagtttttaaattttttggaTGTTGatatcaattttgaaaattgatttattggCTTGTGACGTAACGTCTCAACTATCAAGAAAGTTTGCGATGGTCATTAAAATCATAGTATTATTGCGAAATAAGTACCAGAAAAAATACCGAGACGAGAAAAAATtgattagtaataataatgtaaaaaagatTTTGACTAAATTGAAGGCATATTATAAGAAAACAATCACAGTCACAGAACAAAAATGTTCCAGTCTAGATTCTACTTTTTCGTAACTTGATTAAGATATCTCACTGTAACTTCACACTCTTACAACATCAGCTAATAGCTTATTTACCCTTCGCAAATGACTAAAGCAAATGTCTTGTGTGACGTCATCGGTTACGTCACAGAAAAAACACACTTCACCGATTGCCACGTTACGATGAGTCAGTATGCCGTTCATCATAAAACCTTGACTTTATATGACGTCTAAGGTCCGCCATTACTTTGATAGTCTTAGCTGGAAATGGCGcaagataattttgtaaatggATTTTATCTGGGATCCTGAGAATTTTATGGgtgaataattaataaagaattgCTCAGCTGTAATAGAGAATCGTTTTAGTAGGAGAGAAACAGTGGTATGGAAGTATACTTTTGTTAATGGCtcttaatacattttgataCTCAGAACTTAGATCTTGCAAGTCTGATGTTTAATTGGCATTCATTGTATGATGCACTTACTCTAACACTAGCTAAAACCATTCTTAATCTACAAATATCTGACTCTGAAACTGAACTGATTGAAGTACAAGTTTCATATAGGCTACAACTAAAAAGTGAAAACTCTTttcagttataaatataaaaattgaatataaaatacacgCAAGTCTATAAATCATTACTTAAATACAAATCCATTAACTTAATAGTTTCGAgttgaataacaaacatttatacagCACATTAAATATCAACTTAACAAATGAATatctttatcaattttattctattttaaacctTTCGCAACACACCATTTCATAATATGTAGTGTCCTTGAACTTCCATTGTGGCTTGTTCAAGGTCAACCTTGTCATTGACAAATGATTTGAGTGAAACAAAAGACAGAGGAAATGCTTTCAGCTTTCAACATGGATGTGTGTGTCAGTCTGTCACTGTAATGAATGTGTTagagtccgacaacttagtagaaagcttCGGTAttcacgatttatctagattatcaTGTGCTACAGCgtatatttccaaaattaagtaGCTTTATCAAATGGGCTACCTTCAGTTGTATAAGCCAGCGAGTCACTGATGCCCAAAAATCTGATAGTAgtctaaatatttttggataactCACTcactgattccaaactaagcagagcttgtactgtggtaaccagacaactggcaaacgtacttatatatttctaaacacatacttacatacatatgtaaaacaaccaggttcagaacaaatacttatgCTCACCACACAAAGATtctcgggtgggattcaaacccgccATACACGGCGCTATGGTTATTGTGGTGTGGTGAGCAACTtcaccactgcgccaaacgtgtaCTTATAGATCCACCAGTCTACCGTCTTGCATACAAGTCTCTCTGtgttgttagactatagttTTATATGTGTGGGTATATTTGTCTGTGTGAGTCTGCCCGTCTTTTCCATATAATGACTGCCAGTCGTACACATTCATACACAGTTATGTATGTGTGGGTGTCAGTCTCTGTTGTTCTGTTTTGCAGAGTCATTGATGAGCAATATCTAGGCGCAGCATTATGCCAGGCGTTGAAATATTCAGCCTGTATGTGATATACTAACTTTTGAGCTGTAGAGGGTGTTGCCTTTTGAATTCTTTTTGTAATGGGTTTTTTTGCATCATCTACAATCGTATAAGTCAGATCGTATCTGTGTTTTAACTTGTCTCTTACTAAAATTAAACTTCTTTTTCGCTttgatgaaatgttttttatttgaaattgaaaaatgtgatttttacAGTTTAGAATGCTAGAGCTACCTAAATCATGCGAACAAAAAGGAATCAGAAAAACCCTTTCGAAGTAAACACTTTCACTTATTAAAAAAGTTGGATATTTTCGACAGcccttcataaataattttcagaaaTAATAGTACCtatagcacgattctctacagtcggtactatcgagaatTAACAGTTAAAATGCATAAATGATTAACACGGTGCCTGCTAGAGccgctgatcaaattttttaacaaaatttgcCGGTACTATCCGGTTGCCGGTAGTGGATAGACGATAGAAGTAGGAAGGAAACCACCCTTCGGAAAGGTAACAAACCATCAAATGAATTGCTATAGAAAACTGATATTCGATGAGTAACGTCCAAATATTTGCCGAGAGTGCTCTCAAAACGAGGAAATGAAAGGCCCTGAAGGAAAACGTTAAAGAGATAGTGTTTCGTCAATAAACATTGACGTTCTTTTGCGGACAGTATCGATTGATATGAACCATTGAGGATATTGTAAGTAGCAGGAAGCATTACTAAGGATAGTAGTAATAAGCTGCTTATGATATTTCAAAAAGGATTTTCTTTGCCAACAGATCGTTACTAAATTTGTAACTAGTTGTTTACTTAAATGAGTTTTTTGAAGGCGTTTTTTGAAGAGATGCGTACATAGTGCTAAGGCATTTATCCTTTTAAAGTAGGCATTGTATTGTTCTCACACGAAACGCCGACGAGTGTTTTCAAAGTTAAGGCTAGTTTATGTTTCGTAGCTAGAACGTCAAGCCGGTTCGTTTGTTACTCGTTTATTAAAACTTCGTTTAGTTACTTCATTTACTATTACTTAGAAGTTACTAAATTGTCTTAATTAAACTTACTTTGTCATTTATCTTACAGATAGTTTTACGTTAGATTTTAAGCGTCTACCCAAATCAAAGGGACCGATGGTCATTTGATTTGTGACCTCACAATCGGTAGCCCTCAATCATTTGTCAGTGACAATCTCAGTTTACCCCTCGTAGCACCctcttgttaaattaatttagttgcTATGGAGCCATTGGGACCTCTGccaaaaaatgaaaaaatcttgcATAGTTACTGCTAGGTGTGGTTTTTTGGAGCCGTTGTTAGCAGTATGTGCGTTCAAATTCCGGTTTAATCCGATTTACTTAgctactaataaaatatgttcgaatttaatcaaaaagttgcctttattttataatctagattactTGTTATACTTTGTTtgacttaataataaaacttgaaACACGAAGTAAGCTTTTAGaaccaaattatatttttacaaattacgaGTAGTGTTACCACAATTTGGAACGCTACTCGGAAAGGTTTCGTTGCAAACTACTTAATGATAATATAAAGAGGGTGACCACTACCCAACATAAGGCCTTCCACACATTGGGAGTCAGGATAATGCCAGTGCGAGTGCCACGAGACGAGTGCCAGTGCCATTTTCCACCAGCACTCCACACGGTCTCGCTGTTTTTCACAAGAGACTAGTGAGgcaatttcctactactatcgacaatcaga from Anticarsia gemmatalis isolate Benzon Research Colony breed Stoneville strain chromosome 24, ilAntGemm2 primary, whole genome shotgun sequence encodes the following:
- the LOC142983391 gene encoding uncharacterized protein LOC142983391, which codes for MMKSCAACNNQFNDGVQCGVCKRHLDFGCAGISEAGWRKLGADRRIQWKCAGCRASSPAVQVPEQVTLDTVLKEIRDMKRQLLTLPTLAEDMRTIKDELTELKASCEYSCGKLDELGSRVSDVESRVLVLEKLQDQVNCLQTDLQRTKNELSTYEQRSRLNNVEIKGVPVKQGENLFTIMEKINHKINYNLPKSQINYIYRVPMYNSKEKLIIVSFLNRYIKEDFIAAARAVKDLSTADLGFAGSFHKVYVNDHLSADHKKLLSKVKQVSKDKNYQFVWIKHGKIHILKDTNSKVLIIRSELDLNKIV